From a region of the Lepus europaeus isolate LE1 chromosome 17, mLepTim1.pri, whole genome shotgun sequence genome:
- the DPCD gene encoding protein DPCD isoform X2 produces MAVTGWLECLRAAEKTALLQDVRKWRVKSALGALGQWQLEVGEPAPSGAGSLGPEFIKENNANPIFMRKDTKMSFQWRIRNLPYPKHVYSVCVDPKERCIVVRTSNKKYYKKFSIPDLDRYQLPLEESSLSTAHANCTLIISYQKPKEVVVAESELQKELKKASLGDSSRIVSSIHFLPPEAAASTKTRLLSSRPWSPSFPGEGGKFLQGLLVPPGGEGQGGGGAK; encoded by the exons TGAGAAAGTGGCGTGTGAAAAGTGCCCTAGGAGCCCTGGGCCAATGGCAGCTTGAAGTAGGAGAGCCAGCACCCTCAGGAGCAGGGAGCTTGGGGCCTGAATTCATCAAGGAAAACAATGCCAAt CCCATCTTCATGCGCAAGGACACCAAGATGAGCTTCCAGTGGCGGATTCGGAACCTCCCCTACCCTAAGCATGTCTATAGTGTCTGTGTGGATCCGAAGGAACGCTGCATCGTTGTCAGAACAAGCAACAAAAA GTACTACAAGAAGTTCTCCATTCCTGACCTCGACAGATATCAGCTACCCCTGGAGGAGTCCTCGCTGAGCACTGCTCATGCCAACTGTACCCTGATCATCTCC TATCAGAAGCCAAAGGAGGTCGTGGTGGCTGAATCAGAGCTACAGAAGGAACTCAAGAAG GCTTCTCTGGGAGACAGCTCCAGGATCGTCTCATCCATTCACTTCCTCCCACCAGAAGCAGCCGCCTCCACCAAGACAAGGCTTCTGTCCTCACGCCCTTGGTCCCCAAGCTTccctggggaaggagggaagtttCTACAGGGCCTCCTCGTTCCTcccgggggggaggggcagggaggaggcggtGCCAAGTGA
- the DPCD gene encoding protein DPCD isoform X6, with amino-acid sequence MSIVSVWIRRNAASLSEQATKMGLAGSFSGCLWPTGAPMASWCPHRYYKKFSIPDLDRYQLPLEESSLSTAHANCTLIISYQKPKEVVVAESELQKELKKVKTAHGSDGDCKTQ; translated from the exons ATGTCTATAGTGTCTGTGTGGATCCGAAGGAACGCTGCATCGTTGTCAGAACAAGCAACAAAAA TGGGACTGGCTGGAAGCTTCTCTGGATGCCTCTGGCCAA CTGGTGCCCCAATGGCCTCTTGGTGTCCCCACAGGTACTACAAGAAGTTCTCCATTCCTGACCTCGACAGATATCAGCTACCCCTGGAGGAGTCCTCGCTGAGCACTGCTCATGCCAACTGTACCCTGATCATCTCC TATCAGAAGCCAAAGGAGGTCGTGGTGGCTGAATCAGAGCTACAGAAGGAACTCAAGAAGGTAAAGACAGCCCACGGCAGTGATGGGGACTGCAAGACCCAGTAG